One Actinomadura viridis genomic region harbors:
- a CDS encoding LysE family translocator, with protein sequence MTHPLLFLLAVTTLVAIPGPNHLYITARAVADGRRAGIASALGVESGTLVHVAAAAAGLSALIAASATAFDVLRYAGAAYLVYLAVRTLRGGDGEEGAAPAAKSLRRVYLDGFLINLFNPKVVLFFLAFLPQFVDRDAGAVPAQIVVLGAVTALIGLLSDLVYAVGAGSIGAWLRARPRFLRRQRYATGAIYLGLGAVAAFAGTGPRRV encoded by the coding sequence ATGACGCATCCGCTGCTGTTCCTGCTGGCGGTCACGACGCTGGTCGCGATCCCCGGCCCGAACCACCTCTACATCACCGCCCGCGCCGTCGCCGACGGCCGGCGCGCGGGGATCGCCTCGGCGCTGGGCGTCGAGTCCGGCACGCTGGTGCACGTGGCCGCCGCGGCGGCGGGCCTGTCGGCGCTGATCGCGGCCTCCGCGACCGCGTTCGACGTGCTGCGCTACGCGGGTGCCGCGTACCTGGTGTACCTGGCGGTCCGCACCCTGCGCGGCGGGGACGGGGAGGAGGGGGCGGCGCCGGCCGCCAAGTCGCTGCGCCGCGTCTACCTCGACGGGTTCCTGATCAACCTGTTCAATCCCAAGGTCGTGCTGTTCTTCCTGGCGTTCCTGCCGCAGTTCGTCGACCGGGACGCGGGGGCGGTGCCCGCGCAGATCGTCGTGCTGGGCGCGGTGACCGCGCTGATCGGCCTGCTCAGCGATCTGGTGTACGCGGTCGGGGCGGGCTCGATCGGCGCCTGGCTGCGGGCGCGTCCCCGGTTCCTGCGGCGGCAGCGCTACGCCACCGGCGCGATCTATCTGGGGCTCGGCGCGGTGGCGGCGTTCGCCGGGACCGGACCCCGCCGGGTCTGA
- a CDS encoding glycosyltransferase has translation MGDRRRDVFIVCNNVEDLGGVQRWAHDMGRLLAGRGHRVTLVGVRRSEAPHDYGRDPPYAVEALHERWTLPALPWSPRGPLGRADLRARLRDGRRAAAVRLGAERLSALLRRARPGAVLIVAQVWAMEWVRLADTRGLPVVGMSHESYEASRGSSRYERVKEHFAGADRLLALTAEDADGWAGDGLTNAGHMPNPLRVVPGRRPVPRAPVIACVGRLSHEKGVDLAIESWAMIADGCPSWRLRVYGAGPREAALRDLAARLGAGGSVEFAGVARDVPEELSRVSVFALPSRREGFPTALLEAMAVGLPAVAFDCAPGVRDLITDGVDGLLARPGDTVGFAAGLQSLVDDPGLRERLGGAAARSVRRFDPDIVLDRWERLFDLLRPGGPPRARPGGVDLITEGGMDLGRPARPALPYGP, from the coding sequence ATGGGTGACCGCCGCAGGGACGTCTTCATCGTGTGCAACAACGTCGAGGACCTCGGCGGCGTCCAGCGGTGGGCGCACGACATGGGCCGGCTCCTGGCGGGCCGCGGCCATCGCGTCACCCTGGTCGGCGTCAGGCGTTCGGAGGCGCCGCACGACTACGGCCGCGACCCGCCGTACGCCGTCGAGGCCCTGCACGAGCGCTGGACGCTGCCCGCCCTGCCCTGGAGCCCGCGCGGTCCGCTCGGCCGCGCCGACCTGAGGGCGCGGCTGCGGGACGGGCGGCGGGCCGCCGCCGTCCGGCTCGGCGCGGAACGGCTCTCCGCCCTGCTGCGCCGCGCCCGGCCGGGCGCCGTGCTGATCGTGGCCCAGGTCTGGGCGATGGAATGGGTCCGCTTGGCCGACACCCGCGGGCTGCCCGTCGTGGGGATGAGCCACGAGTCGTACGAGGCGAGCCGCGGCTCGTCCCGGTACGAGCGGGTCAAGGAGCACTTCGCCGGGGCCGACCGGCTGCTGGCGCTGACCGCCGAGGACGCCGACGGGTGGGCCGGGGACGGCCTCACCAACGCCGGTCACATGCCCAACCCGCTGCGCGTCGTCCCCGGCCGCAGGCCGGTGCCCCGCGCCCCGGTGATCGCCTGCGTGGGCCGGCTGTCCCACGAGAAGGGCGTGGACCTGGCGATCGAGTCCTGGGCCATGATCGCGGACGGGTGCCCGTCCTGGCGGCTGCGGGTGTACGGGGCGGGCCCGCGCGAGGCCGCGCTGCGGGATCTGGCGGCGCGGCTGGGCGCCGGCGGCTCGGTGGAGTTCGCCGGGGTGGCCCGGGACGTGCCGGAGGAACTGAGCCGGGTCTCGGTCTTCGCGCTGCCGTCCCGCCGGGAGGGCTTCCCGACGGCGCTGCTGGAGGCGATGGCGGTCGGGTTGCCGGCGGTCGCGTTCGACTGCGCGCCCGGCGTCCGCGACCTGATCACCGACGGGGTGGACGGGCTGCTCGCCCGGCCCGGCGACACGGTCGGGTTCGCCGCGGGGCTCCAGAGCCTGGTCGACGACCCCGGGCTGCGCGAGCGGCTGGGCGGCGCCGCGGCCCGCTCGGTGCGCCGGTTCGACCCGGACATCGTGCTCGACCGCTGGGAGCGGCTGTTCGACCTGCTGCGGCCCGGCGGCCCGCCGCGCGCGCGGCCCGGCGGTGTGGACCTGATCACGGAGGGCGGAATGGACCTGGGCAGGCCGGCCCGGCCGGCCCTACCGTACGGGCCATGA
- a CDS encoding helix-turn-helix domain-containing protein, translating to MATTLGERSRPLKPWVGVPSEISDFMRPHLDAVAEEMIQEILAGVPEYSRPQDEEYSRLVRLAVEGALRQFVDLIVDPDSSWESLTAVYREIGWAEAREGRSLDVLQTSLRLGARVAWRRLAAESENVNISRRTLASVAEAIFAFLDEIARAATEGYTKARAQEAGELEHRRRRLLDLLLAEPPAAGQAISDLARLAQWRMPRTVAVVTLYERGRRPFSHPSLPPDVLADVDRREPCLLVPDPEGPGRGRMLESALRDWVAAMGPTVRTEDAAKSLRWAREALPLARRGILPSERLIRCADHMPALVVFKDEELVRAVAELRLAPLNDVRPRHRERLMHTLLACLQSGFNATEVAGRLHVHPQTVRYRLHQLEELFGQRLYDPESRLEMEMVLTVRLASGSEDGGEGTAGAGSEPSPKQP from the coding sequence GTGGCCACGACGCTCGGTGAACGCTCGCGTCCCCTGAAGCCATGGGTCGGCGTTCCCAGCGAGATATCCGACTTCATGCGCCCTCATCTCGACGCGGTGGCCGAGGAGATGATCCAGGAGATCCTCGCGGGCGTCCCCGAATACTCCCGGCCGCAGGACGAGGAGTACTCGCGGCTGGTGCGGCTGGCCGTGGAGGGGGCGCTCCGGCAGTTCGTCGACCTCATCGTCGACCCGGACAGCTCCTGGGAGTCGCTGACGGCCGTCTACCGTGAGATCGGCTGGGCCGAGGCGCGGGAGGGCCGGAGCCTCGACGTGCTGCAGACCTCGCTGCGGCTGGGCGCCCGGGTGGCCTGGCGGCGGCTGGCGGCCGAGTCGGAGAACGTCAACATCTCGCGGCGGACGCTGGCCAGCGTCGCCGAGGCGATCTTCGCGTTCCTGGACGAGATCGCCCGCGCCGCCACCGAGGGCTACACCAAGGCCCGCGCGCAGGAGGCCGGTGAGCTGGAACACCGCCGCCGGCGGTTGCTGGACCTGCTGCTGGCCGAGCCGCCCGCGGCGGGGCAGGCGATCAGCGACCTGGCCCGGCTGGCGCAGTGGCGGATGCCGCGCACCGTGGCGGTGGTGACGCTGTACGAGCGCGGGCGGCGGCCGTTCTCGCACCCGTCGCTGCCGCCCGACGTCCTGGCCGACGTCGACCGGCGCGAGCCGTGCCTGCTCGTGCCCGACCCGGAGGGGCCCGGCCGCGGCCGGATGCTGGAGTCGGCGCTGCGCGACTGGGTCGCCGCCATGGGACCGACCGTCCGGACCGAGGACGCGGCCAAGTCGCTGCGCTGGGCCCGCGAGGCGCTGCCCCTGGCGCGGCGCGGGATCCTGCCCTCCGAGCGGCTGATCCGGTGCGCGGACCACATGCCGGCCCTGGTCGTCTTCAAGGACGAGGAACTGGTGCGCGCGGTGGCGGAACTGCGCCTGGCGCCGCTGAACGACGTCCGGCCCCGGCACCGCGAACGGCTGATGCACACCCTCCTGGCCTGCCTGCAGAGCGGCTTCAACGCCACGGAGGTCGCCGGCCGCCTGCACGTCCACCCGCAGACGGTCCGCTACCGCCTGCACCAGCTGGAAGAGCTGTTCGGGCAGCGCCTCTACGACCCCGAGTCCCGGCTGGAGATGGAGATGGTCCTGACCGTGCGGCTCGCCTCCGGCTCCGAGGACGGCGGAGAGGGGACGGCCGGCGCGGGCTCCGAACCGTCCCCGAAGCAGCCGTAG
- a CDS encoding bifunctional glycosyltransferase/CDP-glycerol:glycerophosphate glycerophosphotransferase produces the protein MRGAPDVSVVVIAYNDAGRLPRAVGSVLGQSMDGVEAIVVDDASTDATGRVADALAAAHPDRVRAVHLPVNSGGCGRPRNTGMDLARGSHVMFLDSDDVLDRHACLNMLLASEETGADLVSGLCVRSFTGPPVWEKGWYARLYRARAVHDSLPDCPDLLYDTLATNKCYRRDFLIENGLRFVEELHYEDLLFTTEAYLAAGRITVLPHRVYTWYVYEEPGRPSISSRRREVRNLADRLEIHRRIDRALGARGADAIKLAKDAKFVNHDLQLYLGELPGRDEEYRRRFLELAGPYLAELHPGALTAARRLPAISAYLVGRGDLDGAVAAMRAAREKVPELHAGLVRRDGRVYWTGRHLDDGRGREILDITELGVHVRPLERVRPAITLTGLHREGRYVRLAGRVADPLGRVPAAGLSGTLELRDRRRDRTLRIPAEAARRGDRIEWRAAFDDRSLPRPPGLGTVRWDVRLALRANGERLSGRVAAGPAGAGPAPAWPAGGRLEPHVTAWGNLSFVDLRGRMARTVAGGRAWRGARRLKREGARVRASARRALTARTTKTAVFNRLLTRLPVRRGTVVFESHLGAQYSDNPKYIYEELRRSGRGARAIWSYAKTSEGFPADATLVRRGSWAYYHALARAEFWVDNQGFPRELRKRKKTTYIQTWHGSAYKRMGFDKAELKNASLRQQERFRRMVERFDCFLVRSAHDERTLVPGLGVTAELLPAGYPRNDPLVRARRGDPEPVRAAEALRRELGLDGDRAVILYAPTFRSRPDGTRIRRAVPPIDPGRFAARLGDSQVLLVRQHYRTRLDLPGGGDGAVRDAGHIADVTPLLLLADALITDHSSVMFDYALLDRPIVLYVPDGEDAADLAAHGGGYFDLAAHAPGPVVRDEEALLTALAGLDRIRREYAWRRRAFAARYGEYDQGAAAEAVVERFFGKAARHG, from the coding sequence ATGCGGGGGGCTCCGGACGTCAGCGTCGTCGTGATCGCCTACAACGACGCAGGGAGGCTGCCGCGCGCCGTCGGCTCGGTGCTCGGCCAGTCGATGGACGGCGTCGAGGCGATCGTCGTGGACGACGCCAGCACCGACGCCACCGGCCGGGTCGCCGACGCGCTCGCCGCCGCCCACCCGGACCGGGTCCGGGCCGTCCACCTGCCGGTGAACTCGGGCGGGTGCGGCCGGCCCCGCAACACCGGTATGGACCTGGCCCGCGGCTCCCACGTGATGTTCCTGGACAGCGACGACGTCCTCGACCGCCACGCCTGCCTGAACATGCTGCTCGCCTCGGAGGAGACCGGGGCCGACCTGGTCTCGGGCCTGTGCGTGCGCTCCTTCACCGGCCCGCCGGTCTGGGAGAAGGGCTGGTACGCCAGGCTCTACCGGGCCCGGGCCGTCCACGACTCCCTGCCGGACTGCCCCGACCTGCTGTACGACACCCTGGCGACCAACAAGTGCTACCGGCGTGACTTCCTGATCGAGAACGGGCTGCGCTTCGTCGAGGAGCTGCACTACGAGGATCTGCTGTTCACGACCGAGGCGTACCTCGCCGCGGGCCGGATCACCGTGCTGCCGCACCGGGTCTACACCTGGTACGTCTACGAGGAGCCGGGCCGCCCGTCGATCTCCAGCCGGCGGCGCGAGGTGCGCAACCTGGCCGACCGGCTGGAGATCCACCGCCGGATCGACCGGGCCCTGGGCGCCCGCGGCGCGGACGCGATCAAGCTGGCCAAGGACGCCAAGTTCGTCAACCACGACCTCCAGCTGTACCTGGGCGAGCTTCCCGGGCGGGACGAGGAGTACCGGCGGCGCTTCCTGGAACTGGCCGGCCCCTACCTCGCGGAGCTGCACCCCGGCGCGCTGACGGCGGCCAGGCGGCTCCCGGCGATCTCCGCGTACCTGGTGGGGCGGGGCGACCTGGACGGGGCCGTCGCCGCCATGCGCGCGGCCCGCGAGAAGGTCCCCGAGCTGCACGCCGGCCTGGTGCGGCGGGACGGCCGCGTCTACTGGACCGGGCGGCACCTGGACGACGGGCGGGGCCGCGAGATCCTCGACATCACCGAGCTGGGCGTCCATGTCAGGCCGCTGGAGCGGGTGCGGCCCGCCATCACCCTGACCGGTCTGCACCGCGAGGGGCGGTACGTCCGCCTCGCGGGCCGGGTCGCCGACCCGCTGGGCCGCGTTCCCGCCGCCGGGCTGAGCGGCACGCTGGAACTGCGGGACCGCCGCCGCGACCGGACGCTGCGGATCCCCGCGGAGGCCGCCCGCCGCGGCGACCGGATCGAGTGGCGGGCCGCGTTCGACGACCGGAGCCTGCCACGGCCGCCCGGCCTCGGCACCGTCCGGTGGGACGTCCGGCTGGCGCTGCGGGCGAACGGGGAGCGGCTCTCCGGGAGGGTCGCCGCGGGCCCCGCCGGGGCCGGGCCCGCGCCCGCGTGGCCGGCGGGCGGGCGGCTGGAGCCGCACGTGACGGCGTGGGGGAACCTGTCGTTCGTCGACCTGAGGGGACGGATGGCCCGCACCGTCGCGGGCGGGCGGGCGTGGCGCGGTGCCCGCAGGCTGAAGCGCGAGGGGGCGCGGGTACGGGCGTCGGCGCGGCGCGCGCTGACCGCCCGCACGACCAAGACCGCCGTCTTCAACCGGCTGCTGACGCGGCTGCCGGTCCGGCGCGGCACGGTGGTCTTCGAGAGCCACCTGGGCGCGCAGTACTCCGACAACCCCAAGTACATCTACGAGGAACTGCGCCGTTCCGGGCGCGGAGCGCGGGCGATCTGGTCGTACGCGAAGACCTCCGAGGGGTTCCCCGCCGACGCCACCCTCGTACGGCGGGGGTCCTGGGCCTACTACCACGCCCTGGCCCGCGCGGAGTTCTGGGTGGACAACCAGGGGTTCCCCAGGGAGCTGCGCAAGCGGAAGAAGACCACCTACATCCAGACCTGGCATGGCTCGGCGTACAAACGGATGGGCTTCGACAAGGCGGAGCTGAAGAACGCCTCGCTCCGGCAGCAGGAGCGGTTCCGCCGCATGGTGGAGCGGTTCGACTGCTTCCTGGTGCGTTCCGCGCATGACGAGCGGACGCTGGTGCCGGGCCTGGGGGTGACGGCCGAACTGCTCCCGGCGGGCTACCCCCGCAACGACCCCCTGGTCAGGGCCCGGCGCGGCGACCCGGAGCCGGTCCGCGCGGCGGAGGCGCTGCGGCGCGAGCTGGGCCTGGACGGAGACCGGGCGGTGATCCTGTACGCGCCGACCTTCCGCAGCCGGCCGGACGGGACGAGGATCCGCCGCGCCGTGCCGCCCATCGACCCAGGCCGCTTCGCCGCCCGGCTCGGCGACTCCCAGGTGCTCCTGGTGCGGCAGCACTACCGCACCCGCCTCGACCTTCCCGGGGGAGGGGACGGCGCGGTACGGGACGCCGGGCACATCGCCGACGTCACCCCGCTGCTGCTGCTCGCGGACGCCCTGATCACCGACCATTCCTCGGTGATGTTCGACTACGCGCTGCTGGACCGCCCGATCGTCCTCTACGTCCCGGACGGCGAGGACGCGGCCGACCTCGCCGCGCACGGGGGCGGCTACTTCGACCTGGCCGCGCACGCCCCCGGCCCCGTCGTCCGGGACGAGGAGGCGCTGCTCACCGCGCTCGCCGGGCTGGACCGGATCCGGCGCGAGTACGCGTGGCGCCGCCGCGCCTTCGCGGCCCGCTACGGCGAGTACGACCAGGGCGCCGCGGCCGAAGCGGTCGTCGAGCGCTTCTTCGGGAAGGCGGCGCGCCATGGGTGA